In Leguminivora glycinivorella isolate SPB_JAAS2020 chromosome 19, LegGlyc_1.1, whole genome shotgun sequence, a single genomic region encodes these proteins:
- the LOC125236355 gene encoding uncharacterized protein LOC125236355: MSDSSEDEDLSRFQEAVDTSFTKLINETRGIPQKEEKKSVSERYLETPSHYNDVKVPEKMQKQIGVKISKIIEKNVEFVDMEANGVKKRKIKGGVKLFSNSVDFLSPEAAVDTYAETHNAQSREMMKKKRRLEERGDENDKIAAAAVSGEYILSKEETKCWKSRRKEKLFKYKSQKNSKVLTAID; encoded by the exons ATGTCTGATTCGTCTGAGGATGAAGACCTTTCGAGGTTCCAAGAAGCTGTTGATACTTCATTCACTAAACTCATCAATGAAACCCGCGGTATTCCTCAAAAAG AAGAAAAGAAGTCAGTTTCTGAGAGGTATTTGGAAACCCCCAGCCATTACAATGATGTGAAGGTGCCAGAGAAAATGCAGAAACAAATAGGTGTGAAGATCTCCAAGATTATTGAAAAGAATGTTGAATTCGTAGACATGGAGGCAAATGGagtgaa AAAACGTAAGATCAAAGGCGGAGTGAAGCTATTCTCAAATTCAGTAGACTTCCTCTCGCCAGAGGCTGCAGTAGACACGTACGCTGAGACGCACAATGCACAGTCTAGGGAAATGATGAAAAAGAAGCGGCGGCTTGAAGAACGCGGAGATGAGAATG ATAAAATTGCAGCAGCGGCAGTATCAGGCGAGTATATTTTATCCAAAGAAGAAACGAAATGCTGGAAGTCGCGGCGAAAAGAGAAACTATTCAAATACAAATCTCAAAAAAACAGTAAAGTTTTAACTGCTATTGAttag